In Pseudomonadota bacterium, the DNA window AGAGGTGTTTTGTTCATAGTCTTCTCCTAGAGGGTTATAAGCAAATTACATCAAAGGCTTCCATATGTTTGCAATGTCACAAATTTTGCGATGTCGCAAATGATGCCTAGCAATTGTACATTTTGAAAACCGTCAGAAGTATATGATGCGGCGCTGAAAAAGCAATCTTTTTTTGTGGTCGCGGCGCGAATTATTTTCTATAGTGGTGACAATAGCAAAGAAAACGACAGGCGAAGAAAATGGAGCAGGCCGAAATCATTGATTTCATGCGGGAGGCGATTTGGCTGATGATCAAATTGTCCGCACCGATCATGCTGATCGGTCTGACCGTGGGTGTCATTATCGCGCTGGTTCAGGCGCTGACGCAAATTCAGGAAATGACCTTATCCTTCGTGCCGAAAATGCTGGCAATTTTTATTTCCATCTTTCTGTTTTTTCCGGCAATGGCGGCGGCGCTGCAGGCCTTTATGGAGATGATCGCGGATAAGATCATCTCTATGGGATGATGTGATGCAGCTTGATATTTTCGTTACGCAGAGCCTGTTCACCTTTCTGCTGATCTTTTGCCGCATCGGCGCAGCCATTATGATTATGCCGGGTATCGGTGACAGTTTTGTGCCGACGAATGTCCGGCTGTTATTTACGCTGGCCGTCGCCTTTGTTATGACCCCCGTTTTATCGGCCTATCTGCCGCCGCCGCCCGCCGGGCTGCTGCCGTTTTTTGTGCTGGTCGCGGCGGAGATTGTTGTCGGGCTGTTTATCGGCACGGTGATGCGGGTGCTGATCTCGGCGCTGGATACTGTCGGGATGATGATCTCGCTGCAATCGGGTTTTGCCAATGCGCTGGTGTTTAATGCGATTTCCAGCGGGCAGGGCTCAATCGTCGGTGCGCTGTTTTCGATGATGGGCGTTGTGCTGCTGCTGGTCACGAATATGCACCACTTTCTGCTGATGGGCATTTTTGAAAGCTATGCGATGTTTCCGGTCAAGGAAGGCTTTCTGGAAACGGCCTCAATGGCGGATGTGATTGCGCGCAGCGTCAATACCGCCTTTAATACAGGTGTGCGCATGTCGGCGCCCTTTATCGTTGTCGGTTTGCTGGTATATGTCGGTTTCGGTCTGCTGGGGCGGTTGATGCCGCAGATTCAGGTGTTTTTTCTGGCGCTGCCTTTGCAGATTTTGCTGAGCCTTGTCACCTTGTCGCTGGTTTTCTCGGCGGCAATTCTGTTCTGGCTGGCGGCTTATGAAGATGAAATGATCCGTTTTATGAGTTATTAGAAAGCCTGTTTTCACGATGGAGCAATGGGAAGATCGCGGTGTTGTCGTTTCGGTGCGTCCCCATGGGGAAAATGCCGCCATTGTCACGCTGTTGACGGAAAATCACGGGCGCTGGGCCGGATATGTGCATGGCGGGCAGGGATCAAAACAGCGGGGTACGCTGCAAATCGGCAATATGGTCACGGCGGATTGGCAGGCGCGGGTTTCCGACGGGCTGGGGCAATATAAGCTGGAGCTGGAACGCGCATGGCCGAGTCTGATTTTTGACAACCGCCGGAAATTGCTGGCTTTGCAGGCGGCCTGTGCGGTGGCTGACCAATCATTGCCGGAGCGTGAAGCCTGCCCTGCCGTCACGGCGGGGATGGATGCCTTCCTGGAAACATTGCTGGCGGAGGAGGATGTATTTCTGCCCGCCTATATTTACTGGGAAACGGGGCTGCTGCGCGCACTCGGTTTCGGGCTTGATCTCAGCTGCTGCGCCCTGACGGGGGAGGAGGGTAATCTGGCCTATGTCAGCCCCAGAACGGGACGGGCGGCAACAGCGGCCGCGGCTGCGGTATATAAGGATAAACTGCTGCCCTTGCCGCAGTTCCTCTGCGGCGGCAGTGATTGGACGGAGGAGGATATTTGTGACGGTTTAAGCCTGACAGGTCATTTCCTGCGCC includes these proteins:
- the fliQ gene encoding flagellar biosynthesis protein FliQ — its product is MEQAEIIDFMREAIWLMIKLSAPIMLIGLTVGVIIALVQALTQIQEMTLSFVPKMLAIFISIFLFFPAMAAALQAFMEMIADKIISMG
- the fliR gene encoding flagellar biosynthetic protein FliR, coding for MQLDIFVTQSLFTFLLIFCRIGAAIMIMPGIGDSFVPTNVRLLFTLAVAFVMTPVLSAYLPPPPAGLLPFFVLVAAEIVVGLFIGTVMRVLISALDTVGMMISLQSGFANALVFNAISSGQGSIVGALFSMMGVVLLLVTNMHHFLLMGIFESYAMFPVKEGFLETASMADVIARSVNTAFNTGVRMSAPFIVVGLLVYVGFGLLGRLMPQIQVFFLALPLQILLSLVTLSLVFSAAILFWLAAYEDEMIRFMSY
- the recO gene encoding DNA repair protein RecO, translating into MEQWEDRGVVVSVRPHGENAAIVTLLTENHGRWAGYVHGGQGSKQRGTLQIGNMVTADWQARVSDGLGQYKLELERAWPSLIFDNRRKLLALQAACAVADQSLPEREACPAVTAGMDAFLETLLAEEDVFLPAYIYWETGLLRALGFGLDLSCCALTGEEGNLAYVSPRTGRAATAAAAAVYKDKLLPLPQFLCGGSDWTEEDICDGLSLTGHFLRHRVFAATHRDLPEPRLRFANAVAPKPEEAA